Proteins from a single region of Nitrososphaerales archaeon:
- a CDS encoding endonuclease V, protein MCAVDAAYRGNRAVAVASVVNQGRLVEESVYEGSCSLPYLSGLFYLREGPFVVEAVRRLKVRPQLLCFDAHGAAHPRSAGLATVCGMVLGIPSVGIAKSLLVGKVASGQGGLARIVYDGRTVGFAVKNDGVTRYWSAGYSVGLGGLKSVIRRYAPVCLLVMFESDRAAKKQIRFV, encoded by the coding sequence ATATGCGCTGTTGATGCGGCCTACCGCGGCAATCGCGCTGTCGCTGTAGCATCGGTCGTCAATCAAGGACGACTCGTGGAGGAGAGCGTCTATGAGGGGAGCTGTAGTCTTCCGTACCTCAGTGGGCTGTTCTACCTGCGCGAGGGTCCGTTCGTGGTGGAGGCCGTGAGGAGGCTGAAGGTCCGGCCTCAACTCCTTTGCTTCGACGCTCACGGGGCTGCACATCCTCGCTCTGCAGGCCTCGCCACGGTGTGCGGCATGGTTCTCGGCATTCCGAGCGTCGGGATAGCGAAGTCGCTCTTGGTGGGAAAGGTCGCTTCTGGTCAAGGGGGCCTTGCGAGGATCGTGTATGACGGGAGGACGGTCGGTTTCGCCGTCAAAAACGACGGGGTCACGAGATACTGGAGCGCGGGATATTCGGTCGGCCTCGGTGGGCTGAAGTCTGTGATACGGAGGTATGCGCCCGTTTGTCTTCTAGTGATGTTCGAGTCTGATAGGGCAGCAAAGAAGCAGATTCGGTTTGTTTAG
- a CDS encoding divalent-cation tolerance protein CutA, with product MYLAVLVTCPEDTAERITGEVLKLRLAACVNILGRVRSRYRWKGRLESADESLLLIKTRSELFEKLARAVKRIHPYETPEIIGLRVEGGNRPYLDWILRETRMGARKAAKR from the coding sequence ATGTACTTGGCAGTCCTTGTGACGTGCCCGGAAGATACTGCGGAAAGGATAACCGGCGAAGTGCTGAAGCTGCGGCTGGCCGCATGCGTGAACATACTCGGCAGAGTGCGGAGCCGCTACCGATGGAAGGGCAGGCTGGAATCGGCGGATGAGAGCCTGCTACTGATCAAGACGAGGTCGGAGCTCTTCGAGAAGCTCGCGCGGGCGGTCAAGCGAATCCATCCCTACGAAACTCCGGAGATAATCGGGCTCCGCGTCGAAGGGGGAAACCGTCCCTACCTGGACTGGATACTGAGAGAGACCAGAATGGGTGCTAGGAAGGCGGCCAAGCGCTGA
- a CDS encoding radical SAM protein, translating into MLRPDASSCWGDPVVRDRLSWYHQVMLDQRPAKFLISKSIPTELILENASEERLWEEHTELAEEFKVLFQKVVEGYQVDLARLPARSFLDVKAELLRRMLRHCVFCEWRCKVDRVEGARKGACQMNATTRVATWFHHFGEEAPLVGTGGSGTVFFSGCVFRCVFCQNWDISQYPLNGEKVDGRGLASIMRILRNEGAANINLVGGEPTPNLHTIVDGMKFLDTNVPMLWNSDMYLTVEAMKILTDLIDVWLPDFKYGNDKCALRLSKVMRYMEATTRNHRLAYENGDIIIRHLVLPSHFECCTRPVLDWIAENCPRALVNVMGQYRPDYRVREEPERYSDIGRSPSWDEITKAQRYAERLGLIWRQVS; encoded by the coding sequence ATGCTCAGACCTGATGCGTCGTCCTGCTGGGGAGACCCCGTCGTCAGAGACAGGCTGAGTTGGTACCATCAAGTGATGCTGGACCAGAGGCCTGCGAAGTTCTTGATTAGCAAGAGCATTCCCACCGAGCTTATCCTCGAGAATGCGAGTGAGGAGCGCCTGTGGGAGGAGCATACGGAATTGGCCGAGGAATTCAAGGTACTGTTTCAGAAGGTCGTGGAAGGCTACCAGGTTGACTTGGCTCGTCTTCCGGCGCGGAGCTTTCTCGATGTCAAGGCAGAGCTACTCCGTCGGATGCTCAGGCACTGCGTGTTCTGCGAATGGAGATGCAAGGTCGACAGGGTGGAAGGAGCGCGGAAGGGCGCGTGCCAGATGAACGCGACGACCAGGGTCGCCACGTGGTTCCATCACTTCGGAGAGGAGGCACCACTTGTAGGCACGGGAGGCTCGGGCACGGTGTTCTTCAGCGGGTGCGTCTTCAGGTGCGTCTTCTGTCAGAATTGGGATATCTCCCAGTATCCGCTGAACGGTGAGAAGGTTGACGGGAGAGGATTAGCTTCGATAATGAGGATTCTAAGAAACGAGGGTGCGGCCAACATCAACCTCGTCGGTGGGGAGCCGACTCCCAATCTTCACACGATAGTGGATGGGATGAAATTCTTGGATACAAACGTACCGATGCTCTGGAACAGTGACATGTACCTCACGGTCGAGGCGATGAAGATTCTGACCGACCTCATTGACGTCTGGCTCCCAGACTTCAAGTATGGAAACGACAAGTGCGCCCTCAGACTGTCCAAGGTGATGCGTTACATGGAAGCGACGACGAGGAATCATAGGCTTGCGTACGAGAATGGCGACATAATCATAAGGCATCTGGTCCTGCCGAGTCACTTCGAGTGTTGCACGAGGCCTGTCTTGGATTGGATAGCAGAGAACTGTCCAAGGGCGCTCGTGAACGTCATGGGGCAGTACCGTCCCGACTACAGGGTCCGTGAGGAACCGGAACGGTACAGCGACATAGGGCGAAGCCCGAGCTGGGATGAAATAACGAAGGCACAACGTTACGCCGAAAGGCTCGGACTGATTTGGAGACAGGTCTCCTAG